In Papaver somniferum cultivar HN1 unplaced genomic scaffold, ASM357369v1 unplaced-scaffold_135, whole genome shotgun sequence, one DNA window encodes the following:
- the LOC113333910 gene encoding uncharacterized protein LOC113333910 isoform X2 — MVRGRPRKFNQNPVLDFRSITDNAWYTVDRLVFCKKNNTLTVRFMGFDNKDDDEELSVEDFKTLKELDEFVDRFRPACVQLQDGECYDMRRGSYVCAVFDPSEENHKFYNAVIESVEFSRLNVNLTDAKEEKRVVLVYMWLGG, encoded by the exons ATGGTTCGGGGTCGTCCCAGAAAATTTAATCAAAACCCAGTGTTAGATTTCCGTTCAATCACTGATAATGCTTGGTATACAGTGGATAGACTAGTTTTCTGCAAGAAAAATAACACTCTTACTGTAAGGTTCATGGGGTTCGATaataaagatgatgatgaggaactTAGTGTCGAAGATTTCAAAACTTTGAAAGAATTAGATGAATTTGTGGACAGATTTCGTCCAGCTTGTGTTCAGTTGCAGGATGGAGAGTGTTATGATATGAGACGTGGATCGTATGTTTGTGCAGTATTTGATCCAAGTGAAGAGAATCACAAGTTTTACAACGCTGTTATTGAATCG GTGGAATTTAGCAGATTGAACGTGAACCTCACAGACGCGAAGGAGGAGAAGCGTGTTGTTCTTGTATATATGTGGTTGGGTGGTTAG
- the LOC113334267 gene encoding aspartic proteinase nepenthesin-2-like, with amino-acid sequence MVPTALIYRVSTVGAAGQGKFSYCFETLNQNIEGSDTYLRFGTDATIKDVGLKIYITPTVIPTFRTSFYYLNIEDISVGNKRVGFPRGTFKLNSHGEGGTVIDSGTPISFMYKDHFDRVADLVKAHFNDLRIEYIGSQYNFNVCFRPRGRFDITNYPSITIHLQQADYVIPDYKANFVVTSDGIICLEIFRVDTNRPAFILGAMQQSNKRILYNVMDQSLSFATKYCELDS; translated from the coding sequence atGGTCCCGAcagcattaatttatagagtttctactgtaggTGCTGCtggacaaggtaaattttcttatTGCTTTGAGACGTTGAACCAGAATATTGAGGGATCAGATACATATTTAAGGTTTGGTACGGATGCGACGATTAAAGATGTAGGTCTTAAAATATATATAACTCCCACTGTTATACCTACGTTTCGAACTTCTTTTTATTACTTAAATATAGAAGATATTAGTGTAGGTAACAAAAGAGTGGGATTTCCTAGAGGTACTTTCAAGCTTAACAGTCACGGAGAAGGTGGCACTGTCATAGATTCTGGCACTCCAATATCCTTTATGTATAAAGATCATTTTGATAGAGTTGCAGATTTGGTGAAGGCACATTTTAACGACCTCAGAATTGAATATATTGGTTCACAATACAATTTTAATGTTTGTTTTCGTCCAAGAGGAAGATTTGATATTACTAATTATCCTTCCATAACAATTCATCTTCAACAAGCCGATTATGTTATTCCAGATTATAAAGCTAATTTTGTGGTAACATCTGATGGAATTATTTGCTTAGAAATTTTCCGAGTGGATACAAATAGGCCTGCTTTTATTTTAGGAGCAATGCAACAATCTAATAAACGTATTTTGTACAATGTTATGGATCAATCGCTTTCATTCGCTACAAAATATTGTGAATTGGATTCTTGA
- the LOC113333910 gene encoding uncharacterized protein LOC113333910 isoform X1, which yields MVRGRPRKFNQNPVLDFRSITDNAWYTVDRLVFCKKNNTLTVRFMGFDNKDDDEELSVEDFKTLKELDEFVDRFRPACVQLQDGECYDMRRGSYVCAVFDPSEENHKFYNAVIESIEREPHRREGGEACCSCIYVVGWLEGPNARCTEQMGIKRIYKLQAGSPLFDQALACFVKMARAQLT from the exons ATGGTTCGGGGTCGTCCCAGAAAATTTAATCAAAACCCAGTGTTAGATTTCCGTTCAATCACTGATAATGCTTGGTATACAGTGGATAGACTAGTTTTCTGCAAGAAAAATAACACTCTTACTGTAAGGTTCATGGGGTTCGATaataaagatgatgatgaggaactTAGTGTCGAAGATTTCAAAACTTTGAAAGAATTAGATGAATTTGTGGACAGATTTCGTCCAGCTTGTGTTCAGTTGCAGGATGGAGAGTGTTATGATATGAGACGTGGATCGTATGTTTGTGCAGTATTTGATCCAAGTGAAGAGAATCACAAGTTTTACAACGCTGTTATTGAATCG ATTGAACGTGAACCTCACAGACGCGAAGGAGGAGAAGCGTGTTGTTCTTGTATATATGTGGTTGGGTGGTTAGAAGGTCCAAACGCAAGGTGTACTGAACAGATGGGGATTAAACGCATTTATAAACTTCAAGCAGGATCCCCGTTATTTGATCAAGCGCTCGCATGTTTCGTGAAGATGGCACGAGCACAACTAACTTGA